One window of Bacillus sp. THAF10 genomic DNA carries:
- a CDS encoding metalloregulator ArsR/SmtB family transcription factor, whose amino-acid sequence MSEKLAPTAEKDTCETFCFDEPKVNTLKNRVEEVNGVELIFKALSDPTRLKIAYALTLEKELCVCDVANIIGSSTATASHHLRMLKNMNLAKYRKEGKLVFYSLADDHIHQLVSIALIHSKEEIDQK is encoded by the coding sequence ATGTCAGAAAAATTGGCTCCAACTGCTGAAAAGGATACATGTGAGACCTTTTGTTTTGATGAACCTAAAGTAAACACCCTAAAAAATAGAGTAGAAGAAGTGAACGGTGTGGAGTTAATTTTCAAAGCACTTTCCGATCCCACCAGACTTAAGATAGCCTATGCGTTAACGCTAGAGAAGGAACTATGTGTGTGTGATGTTGCCAATATTATTGGATCCTCCACGGCCACTGCTTCCCATCATCTGCGGATGTTAAAAAACATGAACTTAGCGAAGTACCGTAAAGAAGGGAAGTTGGTCTTTTATTCCTTAGCAGATGACCATATTCATCAGCTTGTTTCGATAGCGTTAATACATTCCAAAGAAGAAATCGATCAAAAATAG
- a CDS encoding ion channel, with the protein MWILQRFFKNMMKTNNFGIVLVSFLVIAGSSFVIHALEPDTFPTFFEGVWWTMTTVTTVGYGDVSPATVPGKIFAMFLFVFGIGLIGVLIGKVVNLLSLYQRLKEEGKLNSKKTNHFIFVGWTEKTAKTIEEIREDNPNAPIVLIDTKKTKPGDLEIDYVQGDASEDSVLLQANVLEAKSVTIFSDDTIEDASLSDGKTLLVASSVERLSTLHNRNVYTIVEIRKEKSIPNFSHAKVDEFVISGETASRLMAKATLYNGSTHLFRQLTSRMHGDNVYEITADPSWSTYKQAFHEILEKGATLLSNGKDLNINRRLDEKIPSGAKLYIICDKDTYEAKFKVG; encoded by the coding sequence GTGTGGATTTTGCAACGTTTCTTTAAAAACATGATGAAAACGAACAATTTTGGGATTGTGCTAGTTTCTTTTCTTGTCATTGCTGGGAGTTCGTTTGTCATACATGCGTTAGAGCCAGACACGTTTCCCACTTTTTTTGAGGGAGTTTGGTGGACGATGACGACCGTAACAACGGTGGGATATGGAGATGTTTCACCAGCCACCGTGCCAGGGAAAATTTTTGCAATGTTTTTATTTGTTTTTGGTATTGGACTAATAGGGGTGTTGATTGGAAAGGTTGTTAATCTTTTGTCGTTGTATCAACGCTTAAAGGAGGAAGGGAAATTGAATAGCAAGAAGACGAATCATTTTATTTTTGTTGGCTGGACAGAGAAAACAGCTAAAACAATTGAGGAGATTCGAGAGGATAATCCAAACGCGCCAATTGTGCTAATTGATACGAAGAAAACGAAACCGGGAGATTTAGAGATTGATTATGTGCAAGGAGATGCGAGCGAGGATAGCGTGCTATTACAAGCTAATGTCTTAGAGGCAAAATCTGTGACGATTTTCTCTGATGACACAATTGAGGATGCATCGCTTTCTGACGGGAAGACCTTGCTAGTTGCTTCCTCCGTTGAAAGACTCTCAACCTTACATAACCGCAATGTTTATACGATCGTGGAAATTCGCAAGGAAAAAAGTATCCCGAATTTCTCCCACGCCAAGGTAGATGAGTTCGTGATCTCTGGGGAAACGGCATCACGCCTGATGGCAAAGGCCACCCTGTATAATGGTTCAACCCATCTATTTAGACAATTAACAAGCAGAATGCACGGCGATAATGTCTATGAAATTACGGCAGACCCATCTTGGAGCACCTACAAGCAAGCCTTCCACGAAATTCTTGAAAAAGGGGCAACCTTATTGTCCAACGGGAAAGATTTGAACATCAACAGAAGGCTCGATGAGAAAATTCCGAGCGGTGCGAAGCTTTATATTATTTGTGATAAGGACACCTATGAAGCGAAATTTAAGGTGGGTTGA
- a CDS encoding zinc ribbon domain-containing protein: MKEYKKCQSCAMPLKKSDDRGTEDNQAKSAMYCKHCYQEGEFTQKDMSVEEMKQFVKTKCIDMGFPKFMAGWYVKNLHKLERWQ; the protein is encoded by the coding sequence ATGAAAGAATATAAAAAGTGCCAAAGCTGTGCCATGCCTTTAAAGAAAAGCGATGATCGCGGTACAGAAGATAACCAAGCAAAAAGCGCCATGTACTGTAAGCACTGCTATCAAGAAGGAGAGTTCACCCAAAAGGATATGTCAGTAGAGGAAATGAAACAATTCGTAAAAACGAAATGCATAGATATGGGATTTCCAAAGTTTATGGCAGGATGGTATGTGAAAAACCTTCATAAATTGGAGAGATGGCAATAG
- a CDS encoding glutathionylspermidine synthase family protein, whose translation MSRHVNQTTRDDFYGRYPTFWSNLYGQEYALFTLHEIESEEAAHIRQVTYRVGRIFSKMAKLLRKLDEDTLLELGYPKETLPYLKIKTTEAESVISRVDLVKTKDTYKVLEINSDTPTFIKELFHINGEVCKELQRENPNNQEEERLGKSVKNAIFESYQDLGKKDFPNIVFTSHEENFEDKQTVLYLMDICKLPARYVPLHKLQIADGEALLDEEGSVIDVLYRQTFPIESLILDKDAETGASVGLQLLELVRLKKLAVVNPLSAFLLQSKAVQAVIWGLHEQKSDYFTEEEHQWVREYFLATYLEPSPFLASGTKYVEKPTFGREGDSVKIFAPTGEKVEEDPNNSYIDYVQVYQEYIDLPEVSFQINHEEKQGHMMIGTFLVNEQASAFGYRIGKQIIDNLSYFLPVGLKETKE comes from the coding sequence ATGAGTAGGCATGTAAATCAGACAACACGAGATGATTTTTATGGAAGGTATCCTACTTTTTGGAGCAATTTATATGGTCAGGAATATGCCCTTTTCACACTTCATGAGATTGAATCAGAGGAAGCAGCTCACATTCGCCAAGTAACCTATAGAGTGGGCCGAATTTTTTCCAAGATGGCGAAGCTGCTGCGAAAGCTCGATGAGGATACGCTACTGGAGCTTGGATATCCGAAAGAGACCTTGCCGTATCTAAAAATAAAGACTACGGAAGCAGAGTCCGTTATCTCGCGTGTGGATCTGGTGAAAACGAAGGATACATATAAAGTGTTAGAGATTAATAGTGACACCCCAACGTTTATTAAAGAGTTGTTTCATATCAATGGGGAAGTGTGTAAGGAGCTACAGCGCGAGAATCCGAACAATCAAGAAGAGGAACGTTTGGGAAAAAGCGTTAAGAATGCTATTTTTGAAAGCTATCAGGATTTAGGGAAAAAGGATTTTCCAAACATTGTTTTTACGTCTCATGAAGAGAATTTCGAGGACAAACAAACGGTGTTGTACTTAATGGATATTTGTAAACTTCCTGCTCGGTATGTTCCTCTTCATAAGCTGCAAATTGCAGATGGTGAGGCGCTTCTTGATGAGGAAGGCAGCGTGATTGATGTCCTTTACCGTCAGACGTTTCCGATTGAATCGCTTATTCTTGATAAGGATGCGGAAACTGGGGCAAGTGTTGGACTCCAATTGTTAGAGCTTGTTCGTCTGAAAAAGCTTGCTGTCGTCAATCCCTTGAGTGCTTTCTTGCTTCAGTCTAAAGCGGTGCAAGCCGTAATTTGGGGACTTCATGAACAAAAAAGCGATTATTTTACAGAAGAGGAGCATCAGTGGGTCCGTGAGTATTTTCTCGCCACCTACCTTGAGCCTTCACCGTTTCTTGCCTCGGGGACAAAGTATGTGGAGAAACCGACGTTTGGCAGAGAAGGTGATTCGGTTAAAATTTTCGCGCCAACTGGTGAAAAAGTAGAGGAAGATCCGAACAATAGCTATATCGACTATGTGCAGGTGTATCAGGAGTATATCGACCTGCCGGAGGTTTCATTTCAAATAAACCATGAGGAAAAACAGGGCCATATGATGATTGGTACTTTCCTTGTGAATGAACAAGCAAGTGCATTTGGCTACCGTATTGGCAAACAAATCATCGATAATTTATCTTACTTTTTGCCTGTGGGGCTTAAAGAAACGAAGGAGTGA
- a CDS encoding FAD/NAD(P)-binding protein, which translates to MFDWIIIGGGVQGMTSATYLLQSNKTTTSKLRIIDPHKKPLENWKRWTDTISMPYLRSPAVHHMDINPSGLRNFSKQFSEDSFYGRYQRPSLALFNKHCDHLYQDLKLHECWIQGRVTEVKKKNQHWQIIDDEGNTMEAKNIIIAIGIGEQPSWPEWALELRKEGKNIHHIFEDSLDIPSLTGPIAVIGGGMTAAHLANKLAALFPGEVTMVKRHPFRVKLFDSDPGWLGPKNQISFRKNTDYSRRRKEIVDARHRGSITQDLHIKLIHLKKKGHLDWMDEEIDSFNLVEEGTLLETKTGKELFAKTIILATGFVPTLPGKEWITPLIKREKLKCAECGYPIVSSHLEWAEGLYVTGALAELQIGPIARNISGARQAAEKIVSGIKIG; encoded by the coding sequence ATGTTTGATTGGATTATTATTGGTGGGGGAGTGCAGGGAATGACTTCCGCTACCTACCTTCTCCAAAGCAACAAAACGACGACTTCAAAACTGCGTATCATTGATCCACATAAGAAACCGCTGGAAAACTGGAAACGATGGACAGACACTATTTCCATGCCATATTTAAGGTCACCTGCCGTTCATCATATGGATATAAATCCATCCGGTTTGAGAAATTTCTCGAAACAATTCTCTGAGGACTCTTTTTATGGGCGTTATCAACGGCCATCCCTAGCGCTATTTAATAAGCATTGTGATCATTTGTATCAGGATTTAAAACTACATGAATGCTGGATACAGGGCAGAGTAACAGAGGTAAAAAAGAAAAATCAACATTGGCAGATTATAGATGATGAAGGAAACACGATGGAAGCTAAAAATATTATCATCGCCATTGGTATCGGAGAGCAACCTTCCTGGCCTGAATGGGCACTCGAGTTAAGGAAAGAGGGAAAAAACATTCACCATATTTTTGAAGATTCCTTGGACATTCCTTCTTTAACGGGTCCAATTGCGGTAATTGGCGGGGGGATGACGGCAGCTCATCTTGCCAATAAGCTGGCAGCCCTGTTCCCAGGAGAGGTAACGATGGTAAAAAGACATCCTTTCAGAGTAAAGCTATTTGATAGTGATCCAGGATGGCTTGGCCCCAAAAACCAGATCTCCTTTCGGAAAAATACGGATTACTCAAGACGACGGAAGGAAATTGTAGATGCTAGACATCGTGGATCCATCACACAGGATCTTCATATAAAGCTAATTCACCTGAAGAAAAAAGGACACCTTGACTGGATGGACGAAGAAATTGATTCGTTCAATCTAGTAGAAGAAGGGACCTTGTTGGAAACGAAAACAGGAAAAGAACTATTTGCAAAGACCATCATTTTAGCCACTGGTTTTGTGCCCACTCTTCCAGGGAAAGAGTGGATTACCCCATTAATTAAAAGGGAAAAGCTAAAATGTGCGGAGTGCGGATACCCAATTGTTTCGTCCCATTTGGAATGGGCAGAAGGACTCTATGTGACAGGAGCGCTAGCTGAACTACAGATTGGCCCAATTGCCAGAAACATATCTGGAGCAAGACAGGCAGCAGAAAAAATTGTATCAGGAATAAAAATTGGATAA
- a CDS encoding AraC family transcriptional regulator gives MHQLTCEKRSYKRELTSHQHEYGQFLFPLQGSLDIQTEWQEINLKPDSFFYLPPTYDHHFRSEDRNEFLILDVPTYLLPEGTSSMYLPLDQQWTSIRYLLLEEAGRQDNKSALGDLTRYVTSKLQHANPVSIDYLHNHYKEALRVETLAEMEHYHPVYYSAWFKKRTGKSLKAYVSELRLKEAKHLLLSSGWSMSRISEELGFENASSFTRWFGRTEGVPPQTFRTLHKG, from the coding sequence ATGCACCAACTCACCTGTGAAAAGAGGTCTTATAAGAGAGAGCTAACCTCCCACCAGCATGAATATGGGCAGTTTTTGTTTCCGTTACAAGGCTCGTTGGATATTCAGACAGAATGGCAGGAGATTAACCTGAAACCTGATTCCTTTTTTTATCTGCCTCCAACCTACGATCATCACTTTCGTTCCGAGGATCGGAATGAATTTTTAATCTTGGATGTGCCGACGTACCTTTTACCCGAAGGTACGAGCAGTATGTATCTTCCTTTGGATCAGCAATGGACATCCATACGCTATTTGCTATTGGAGGAGGCGGGAAGGCAGGATAACAAGTCGGCCTTAGGAGATTTAACGAGATATGTGACCAGCAAGCTTCAACACGCTAATCCGGTATCCATTGACTATCTTCATAACCACTATAAGGAAGCCTTAAGGGTAGAAACGCTAGCGGAAATGGAGCATTATCATCCAGTTTATTATTCTGCCTGGTTTAAAAAACGTACGGGGAAAAGCCTGAAAGCCTATGTATCGGAGCTTCGCTTGAAGGAGGCAAAACATCTGTTACTTTCTAGTGGATGGTCGATGTCAAGAATCAGTGAGGAGCTGGGCTTTGAGAATGCATCCTCCTTTACCCGCTGGTTTGGCCGCACAGAAGGAGTGCCGCCGCAAACATTCAGAACGCTTCATAAAGGATAA
- a CDS encoding GGDEF domain-containing protein, producing MKALLDRAYQSHHALEVIFSSLRWFFLVLSIVVFSIQYVAQPDFQKLMLFVLLVIFGFIYMGFSDYYLHKSPEGSKMYTTMTKGGPVFDFIAFSALIPLTGGLASPLFPLAYLIILHVAVYWRFLGGMIAAGLFTLVYSIIFFMQREEATSLHPFIDYFSAVLFLLLIGGLCGIIVSRERKHHSENSMLVEAANRDYLTNLLNHRSFQECLRKDLDNGVDFYLTLTDIDKFKSINDKYGHVMGDRVLRQIGDILSSFVPEKHGKVFRYGGEEFALILYYERQSEVTEVLEEIKQAVASHLFQCKEETFSVTMSFGMAKQNGENPGQLVEKVDMLLYEAKDSGRDRIVCAG from the coding sequence ATGAAAGCTTTGCTAGATCGTGCGTACCAATCACACCATGCTCTTGAAGTGATTTTTTCTTCGTTGCGCTGGTTTTTTTTAGTGCTGTCAATTGTGGTTTTCAGTATTCAATATGTGGCGCAACCTGACTTCCAGAAGCTAATGTTATTTGTGCTACTCGTTATCTTCGGTTTCATCTATATGGGCTTTTCTGATTACTATTTACATAAATCCCCTGAGGGTTCAAAAATGTATACCACCATGACAAAGGGTGGGCCAGTCTTTGATTTTATTGCCTTTTCTGCCCTTATTCCCTTAACTGGTGGCCTCGCAAGTCCACTTTTTCCGCTAGCCTACTTAATTATTTTGCATGTGGCAGTCTATTGGAGATTTCTTGGCGGAATGATTGCAGCGGGCTTATTTACGCTCGTGTACTCGATCATTTTTTTCATGCAGAGAGAGGAAGCCACTTCTCTTCACCCGTTCATTGACTATTTTAGTGCCGTGTTATTCTTGCTTTTAATTGGCGGGTTATGCGGAATTATTGTTTCGAGAGAACGGAAGCATCATTCCGAGAACAGCATGTTGGTGGAAGCGGCCAACCGCGATTACCTTACCAATCTATTAAACCATCGTTCTTTTCAGGAATGCCTGCGAAAAGATTTAGACAATGGCGTGGATTTTTATCTGACGCTCACAGACATTGATAAGTTTAAGTCAATTAACGATAAATATGGCCACGTGATGGGAGATAGGGTGTTGCGACAAATTGGAGATATACTATCATCTTTTGTCCCTGAAAAACATGGAAAGGTATTCCGGTATGGTGGAGAAGAGTTCGCACTGATTCTCTATTATGAGCGACAATCAGAAGTAACCGAGGTGCTAGAGGAGATTAAGCAAGCGGTTGCATCTCATCTTTTCCAATGTAAAGAAGAGACGTTCTCAGTCACGATGAGCTTTGGGATGGCAAAACAGAACGGAGAAAATCCTGGTCAGCTTGTGGAAAAAGTGGACATGCTGCTTTATGAAGCTAAGGATAGTGGGAGAGACAGGATTGTCTGCGCTGGTTAA
- a CDS encoding RNA helicase — translation MMEGQDNSKKSRCIRVELIYYLHDRGSYEPIYEYKKGSISEDEIYARQLCTYFIKNGVQYKLVCNEGTVNNNTETLTVERDDLARNFYKEKTYPEGIHMEFREFKYLQDMPLLHTEALESHWQALKFLLKDVVHIPGVGECHVDSTEIDEDRQCYVFYIGKMVKEE, via the coding sequence ATGATGGAAGGACAGGACAATTCTAAAAAAAGCAGGTGTATCCGAGTGGAATTAATTTATTATTTACACGACCGAGGAAGCTACGAACCCATCTATGAATACAAAAAAGGCAGCATCAGCGAGGACGAGATTTACGCGCGCCAGCTTTGTACCTACTTCATTAAAAATGGTGTTCAATACAAATTAGTATGCAATGAAGGTACAGTAAATAACAATACCGAGACGTTGACTGTGGAAAGAGACGATTTGGCTAGAAATTTTTATAAAGAAAAAACGTATCCTGAGGGCATCCACATGGAATTTCGTGAATTTAAATACCTTCAGGACATGCCGCTTCTTCATACGGAAGCCCTAGAAAGTCATTGGCAGGCACTCAAATTCTTGCTAAAAGATGTTGTGCACATCCCAGGCGTTGGCGAATGTCACGTAGACTCCACAGAAATCGACGAGGACCGGCAATGCTATGTGTTTTATATTGGGAAAATGGTGAAGGAAGAGTAG
- a CDS encoding aminotransferase yhxA, which yields MTKTKKVLTSVSATIFALGMTGCGSEEDTLPEVPSDDRCQEYEWDNEEGVYVCDDDDSDYYRSYYHGGSFFKNKSALKNNSSYKSYRNSTTFKSNTSTSKGFGSGSSFSGG from the coding sequence ATGACAAAAACGAAGAAAGTATTAACGAGTGTTTCTGCTACGATATTTGCGTTAGGAATGACTGGTTGTGGATCAGAGGAAGACACCTTGCCAGAAGTCCCATCGGATGATCGTTGTCAGGAGTATGAATGGGATAACGAAGAGGGCGTTTATGTTTGTGATGATGATGATTCAGATTATTATCGTAGCTATTATCACGGCGGCAGTTTTTTTAAGAACAAATCCGCGTTAAAAAATAATTCTTCCTATAAAAGTTATCGGAACAGCACCACCTTTAAATCGAATACTTCAACGAGTAAAGGCTTCGGCAGCGGCTCATCTTTTTCTGGAGGATGA
- a CDS encoding cation-translocating P-type ATPase: MSTDQTKTNSCCSNNGNKQEASLPIEVTQHASSCCTDSKESSCCGEKAANSPIEPLSITSGSNQVHTFRIEGMDCGACAATIEKHLSTNAAIKDVRVNFSTGKMQIVHETSNEEIMKEVSRAGFTASPITKGGAAPTEKRKEIPLTAISGIFLAIGFIGSYTGLSSFLVTLFYAAAIVVGGYKPVRSAYFAIKSKSLDMNVLMSAAAIGAALIGEWFEGATVVWLFALGNTLQNKSIERTRDSIRSLMDLAPSEALVKKDNNLVRMPVEEVSVGDTIVVKPGEKIPLDGAIVSGVSTVNQAPITGESIPVDKAVGDTVYAGTVNENGSLEVRITKLVEDTAIAKIIHLVEEAQEKKAPTQAFVDRFASIYTPIVFGIALVIMIGPPLLGFGTWAEWAYKGLALLVVACPCALVISTPVAIVSAIGNAAKNGVLIKGGTFLEKAGAITAIAFDKTGTLTEGKPKVSQVITLKNTEKELLSIARTIEEHSNHPIAKAITAYAVEKEIQALIGDTFRTIVGKGAQATINEQVYYVGNPKLFEELQVSLSGIASQIKQLQQEGNTLILVGTQSEVLGIIAVSDAIRAITVQAIETLKQVGIDEMVMLTGDNEGTAKKIASQTGVDRYFAELMPEEKVEAVKKLQKEGKQVAMVGDGINDAPALATADLGIAMGGAGTDTAMETADIVLMADNLEKLPHTISLSRRALTIIKQNVWFSLLTKLAALILIFTGDLTLWMAVLSDTGAALVVIVNSMRLLRD, from the coding sequence ATGTCAACAGATCAAACCAAAACGAATAGTTGTTGTTCAAATAATGGAAATAAACAAGAGGCTTCTCTTCCAATCGAAGTAACGCAGCACGCCTCTTCCTGCTGTACCGATTCAAAGGAGTCCAGTTGTTGTGGGGAAAAAGCAGCAAATTCTCCAATCGAACCTCTTTCCATTACATCAGGTTCGAATCAAGTGCATACCTTCCGAATAGAGGGAATGGACTGCGGCGCTTGTGCAGCAACCATTGAGAAACACCTTAGCACCAATGCAGCAATAAAAGACGTGCGTGTAAATTTTTCAACAGGAAAAATGCAGATTGTTCATGAAACATCGAATGAAGAGATTATGAAAGAAGTGAGCAGAGCGGGATTCACGGCAAGCCCTATCACAAAAGGTGGCGCTGCCCCAACTGAAAAGAGAAAAGAAATTCCGTTAACCGCCATCTCGGGGATATTTTTAGCGATTGGGTTTATCGGGTCCTATACAGGGCTTAGCAGTTTTCTAGTCACGCTTTTCTATGCGGCGGCCATCGTTGTAGGTGGATATAAACCAGTGAGAAGTGCCTACTTTGCAATAAAGAGTAAATCACTAGATATGAACGTCCTGATGTCAGCAGCGGCAATTGGCGCAGCGCTGATTGGCGAATGGTTTGAAGGGGCAACTGTGGTATGGCTGTTTGCTTTAGGCAATACGCTTCAAAACAAGTCCATTGAACGAACAAGAGACTCCATCCGCAGTTTAATGGATTTGGCTCCATCAGAAGCGTTAGTCAAAAAAGACAATAATCTGGTACGTATGCCAGTCGAAGAGGTATCCGTTGGCGACACCATTGTGGTGAAACCTGGAGAAAAAATTCCGTTGGATGGGGCAATTGTTTCCGGTGTTTCCACGGTCAATCAGGCTCCGATAACAGGTGAATCCATTCCGGTCGATAAAGCGGTTGGTGACACGGTTTATGCGGGAACAGTTAACGAAAATGGGTCGTTAGAGGTTCGAATAACCAAGCTTGTGGAGGATACCGCCATTGCGAAAATTATTCACCTTGTAGAAGAAGCACAAGAGAAAAAGGCGCCGACCCAAGCCTTTGTCGACCGTTTTGCAAGCATTTATACCCCTATTGTTTTTGGTATCGCATTAGTCATCATGATTGGGCCACCACTACTTGGCTTTGGAACGTGGGCAGAATGGGCCTATAAAGGGTTAGCTTTACTTGTTGTAGCATGTCCATGTGCACTCGTGATCTCTACCCCAGTCGCCATCGTCTCTGCGATTGGCAATGCTGCTAAAAATGGGGTGCTGATTAAAGGAGGTACCTTCCTAGAGAAAGCAGGAGCTATTACTGCAATCGCCTTTGACAAAACAGGTACCTTAACGGAAGGGAAACCAAAAGTATCGCAGGTTATTACGCTAAAAAATACAGAAAAAGAACTGCTTAGCATCGCACGTACCATTGAAGAGCACTCCAATCACCCGATTGCAAAAGCAATTACTGCTTATGCTGTAGAAAAAGAAATTCAAGCACTAATTGGTGATACTTTCCGAACCATCGTCGGAAAAGGTGCTCAGGCGACCATAAATGAGCAAGTGTATTATGTTGGGAATCCTAAATTGTTTGAAGAATTACAAGTATCCTTGTCCGGGATTGCTAGCCAAATCAAACAGCTTCAGCAGGAAGGAAACACACTGATTCTCGTTGGAACACAATCAGAGGTCCTCGGAATTATCGCCGTTTCTGATGCCATTCGTGCCATCACCGTACAGGCGATTGAAACCTTAAAGCAAGTGGGAATCGATGAAATGGTCATGCTGACTGGTGATAACGAAGGAACCGCCAAGAAAATAGCCTCCCAAACAGGGGTCGATCGTTATTTTGCAGAATTAATGCCTGAGGAAAAAGTAGAAGCCGTGAAAAAGCTTCAAAAAGAAGGCAAACAAGTCGCGATGGTAGGGGATGGAATCAATGATGCTCCTGCCCTGGCTACTGCAGATTTAGGTATCGCCATGGGTGGAGCCGGCACAGATACCGCCATGGAAACCGCCGACATCGTGTTAATGGCCGATAATCTTGAAAAGCTCCCTCATACGATTTCGCTGAGTAGAAGAGCCTTAACCATCATCAAGCAAAACGTGTGGTTTTCCCTACTTACCAAGCTTGCCGCCCTCATCCTGATTTTCACAGGAGATCTCACCTTATGGATGGCCGTGTTAAGTGATACAGGGGCCGCGTTGGTGGTTATTGTAAATAGTATGAGGTTGTTGCGGGACTAA
- a CDS encoding DUF350 domain-containing protein, which produces MGSYLASFGMYAGTAFVLLFVGLFLFDLTSRNEKIKKVGQGNTTAALVMGGKLLGLAFVIGSAIAHSVSFLDMVIWGVIGIIAQIVFYVLAEVATINYSIKEAINEDRVSVGILLMMFSLSIGWIIASSLTY; this is translated from the coding sequence ATGGGCAGCTATTTAGCGTCTTTTGGGATGTATGCAGGAACAGCATTTGTTCTCTTATTTGTTGGTTTATTTTTATTTGATTTAACCTCAAGAAATGAAAAAATCAAAAAGGTGGGGCAAGGAAATACAACGGCCGCACTTGTTATGGGTGGAAAGCTTCTCGGATTGGCTTTTGTCATTGGGTCTGCGATCGCACACTCTGTCTCCTTCTTGGACATGGTAATTTGGGGAGTCATCGGGATTATCGCCCAAATCGTGTTTTACGTGCTAGCTGAAGTAGCAACGATTAATTACAGCATTAAGGAAGCCATCAACGAAGACCGCGTATCTGTCGGGATTTTGCTCATGATGTTCTCGCTTTCGATTGGTTGGATTATTGCTAGTTCGTTGACGTACTAA
- a CDS encoding YkvA family protein produces the protein MRKVLKRLRFVFTFWRFIPFLVDYFRSREVSGTKKITGFVLLLGYVVFPFDLIPDYVLLFGAVDDIVIITFVLERLVKMAPASLKEKYKLLDK, from the coding sequence ATGAGAAAAGTGCTCAAGCGGTTGCGCTTCGTATTTACGTTCTGGAGGTTCATTCCCTTTCTCGTGGACTATTTTAGGTCAAGGGAAGTATCAGGGACGAAAAAAATAACGGGGTTTGTGCTTCTGCTCGGGTACGTCGTTTTCCCTTTTGACCTGATCCCAGATTATGTATTGTTGTTTGGTGCAGTTGATGACATTGTCATAATCACCTTTGTGTTAGAGCGACTGGTCAAAATGGCACCAGCTTCTTTAAAAGAGAAATATAAGCTTTTGGATAAATAA
- a CDS encoding EamA family transporter: MNEKIAPFLILMAALLWGTTGTAQAFAPVSAHPVAIGAVRLAVGGIFLLLLVLVTGKLSLKNWPLKATIVAALSMAMYQPLFFSAVTKTGVAIGTVVAIGSAPILSGLMEWIFLKRRPNRVWWMSTFLSIFGCMLLFLNKESVMVDPVGLVMALGAGLSFAIYAIVSRNLVGNYSSLAVVAVVFTLSAVFLLPLLFMFDLSWIASSRGISVSLHLGIMATGIAYLLFAKGMRHVSSSTAVTLALGEPLTAAMLGVFLLGERLSGTSWLGMLLVLLGIGLLIGATKARVESKKGGGIPNEKG, from the coding sequence GTGAACGAAAAAATAGCCCCCTTTCTTATTTTAATGGCAGCCTTGCTCTGGGGAACAACTGGAACCGCTCAGGCATTTGCCCCCGTATCCGCACATCCCGTTGCCATTGGCGCTGTCCGCTTAGCTGTTGGCGGCATCTTTTTACTACTGCTAGTTCTAGTTACAGGAAAATTAAGCTTGAAAAATTGGCCTCTAAAAGCAACGATTGTCGCCGCCCTTAGCATGGCAATGTATCAGCCGTTGTTTTTCTCAGCCGTAACGAAAACTGGGGTCGCTATTGGGACCGTGGTTGCAATCGGTAGTGCTCCCATTTTATCGGGTTTGATGGAATGGATTTTCTTAAAAAGGCGTCCGAATAGGGTGTGGTGGATGTCGACCTTTTTGTCCATCTTCGGGTGCATGCTGCTGTTTTTGAACAAAGAATCTGTCATGGTTGACCCTGTTGGATTGGTGATGGCGCTAGGGGCCGGTTTATCCTTTGCCATTTATGCGATTGTCAGCCGTAACTTAGTAGGTAACTATTCTTCGTTAGCTGTCGTGGCTGTAGTGTTCACGCTTAGTGCTGTGTTTTTACTTCCACTATTATTTATGTTTGATCTTTCTTGGATAGCGAGTAGTCGAGGCATAAGTGTTAGCCTTCACCTTGGCATTATGGCAACAGGCATCGCCTATTTATTGTTCGCCAAAGGGATGAGGCACGTTTCCTCTTCTACGGCAGTGACCTTGGCCTTAGGAGAACCATTAACGGCGGCCATGCTAGGGGTTTTCTTATTAGGGGAACGTTTAAGTGGCACCTCGTGGTTGGGGATGTTGCTGGTGTTGCTTGGAATTGGACTGTTAATTGGTGCAACTAAAGCAAGGGTGGAAAGCAAAAAAGGTGGGGGTATACCCAATGAAAAAGGCTGA